One genomic window of Caenorhabditis elegans chromosome I includes the following:
- the tep-1 gene encoding TEP1-F (Confirmed by transcript evidence) → MRLLILNILFVVWQIHGVIGQSTNAAVVSTTAAPVKPATYMLVAPAVVRPDQPFSVCMNLLKQATDEDMIVRIEVRTERNETIAARVISNLKPGIAQTVSLSEMPAQSLTPRQSYKLYIRGETLNAELIFENENELKYDQKALSVFIQTDRAIYRPASLVRYRAIVVKSDLKPYVGNATIKIFDPSRNLISQTIGVTLDRGVYSGELQLAEETLLGDWFIEVETSNGVQDKSSFTVDTYVLPKFEVNIKTSSFITINDDLSVFVDAKYTYGKGVAGKAKVSLELPWHRWHAMVPTIIDENGVKKEEELMVERTVKLNRQGEAAVVFSNDELKRHKLLHEWGGGSIRIVASVTEDITEIERNATHQISTFREEVKLDVEKQGDTFKPGLTYNVVVALKQMDDTPVKATLPKRVQVSTFYNYPYNHDTSSLQEEKETKIVEVDAHGTSVLTLQPPINCTSARIEAHYDIGGKDNFTATPIYSSLYVEAAVSPTKSFLQLLADNEGAVDVGKSLSFSLKATQPLSTITYQVMSRSNIVVSQQMTVNSEHATISFPATANMAPKSRLIVYAIIESSQEVLVDALDFKVEGIFQNQVALSIDKQAVEPGQNVKFKVTSDKNSFVGLLVVDQSVLLLKTGNDITREKVEQDLENYDSNNVGGGFGGPRPWEAIDRKKRSIWRPWWGIGGSDAQSIFSNAGLVVLTDALLYREPQREFMSVMMMDGAPGMAEAAFAAPPMGGSSPPPPTVRKFFPHTWIWSDLNSTSGEVEMEIEAPDTITSWVASTFAINEENGLGVAPTTSKLRVFRPFFIQLNLPYAVRRGEKFALLVLVFNYMEKEQDVTVTLKYDKDSGYDLLKKDGTVVRRDEVGQQNVRIVSVAGGGTSKAVYFPIVPSSIGEIPVHISAIASQGGDAVEMNLRVDPQGYKVDRNIPFVIDLNNNSSDFSKNLELIWPNDVVDGSQKARLDVIGDMMGPVLNNAHKLVQMPYGCGEQNMLNLVPNILVVKYLRATNRNESQLETKAIKFIEQGIQRELTYKRADNSFSAFGDSDKAGSTWLTAFVVRSFHHAKQYAFVDPNVISRAVAFLNSQQMESGAFAERGEVHHKDMQGGAQDGGVALTAFVLISILENGMENGKAVTYLEKHLDEVSGNAYTMAVVAYALQLAKSKQAGKAFENLKKHKIVEKSGDVKFASAQKKVEKLKESRAYMFQARPVDIETTSYAVLSYLAQNQTSESLSIIRWLVSQRNELGGFTSTQDTVMALQALSSYAAVTYSDKHTSQVTILNGKHTHSFDINIRNAIVLQSYQLSSLNDAVSINANGTGVVFAQLSYSYYRDSLNDDAPFFCSQEIKEIRAGNRLQLDLCCNYTRPGKSNMALAEIDALSGYRFDAEQVHTLTSIEDLQRVEMEKDDTKMNVYFNPLGGRPVCLSLYSDVTYQVADQKPANFRLVDYYDPEEQLKMTYAAKQTRSLQEKCGEDCWPPISPSLPPFDESTVTGTSSGFGAKWCALIIAVLLIA, encoded by the exons ATGCGGCTGCTAATTCTCAATATATTATTTGTGGTTTGGCAAATACATGGCGTCATCGGACAGAGTACAAATGCAGCTGTGGTGTCAACAACCGCGGCGCCAGTTAA acCAGCCACTTATATGCTTGTCGCCCCAGCAGTAGTGCGACCCGATCAACCGTTCTCCGTTTGCATGAACCTTCTGAAACAAGCTACGGATGAAGACATGATTGTTCGGATTGAAGTGAGAACTGAACGGAACGAGACGATTGCTGCTCGAGTTATAAGCAATTTGAAGCCGGGAATCGCACAGACTGTCAGCTTGAGTGAGATGCCTGCTCAATCACTAACTCCTAGGCAAAGCTATAAG CTCTACATCCGCGGGGAGACTCTTAACGCAGAACTCatatttgaaaacgaaaatgaGTTAAAGTACGATCAAAAAGCTTTATCAGTTTTCATCCAAACAGATCGAGCAATCTATCGGCCTGCTTCTCTTGTTCGATACCGGGCAATTGTAGTGAAATCGGACTTGAAACCTTACGTCGGAAACGCtactattaaaattttcgatccAAGCAGAAATCTGATTTCACAGACGATTGGTGTAACTTTGGATAGAG GAGTATACAGCGGCGAGCTCCAACTTGCCGAAGAGACTCTCCTTGGAGATTGGTTTATCGAGGTGGAAACCTCGAATGGAGTCCAGGACAAGTCGTCATTTACGGTAGATACATACGTGCTTCCCAAATTTGAAGTGAATATCAAGACGTCTTCGTTTATAACTATTAACGATGATTTGTCAGTGTTCGTCGATGCAAA gtaCACATATGGAAAAGGCGTTGCTGGAAAGGCCAAAGTATCTCTAGAGCTTCCATGGCACAGATGGCATGCGATGGTTCCCACTATCATTGACGAAAATGGAGTCAAGAAGGAAGAGGAGCTGATGGTCGAGCGTACTGTAAAGCTGAACAGACAAGGAGAAGCGGCAGTTGTTTTCTCGAATGATGAGCTCAAGAGGCACAAGTTGCTACAT GAATGGGGAGGAGGTTCAATTCGAATTGTTGCCTCAGTCACTGAAGACATCACTGAAATCGAAAGAAACGCTACTCATCAAATTTCAACGTTCCGTGAGGAGGTCAAACTTGATGTTGAAAAGCAGGGAGACACCTTCAAGCCAGGACTCACTTATAATGTTGTAGTTGCACTGAAACAAATGGATGACACTCCCGTGAAGGCAACTTTGCCAAAGAGAGTTCAG GTATCAACATTCTACAACTATCCATACAATCATGACACTTCATCTCTGCAAgaggaaaaagaaacaaaaattgtggaaGTTGACGCTCACGGCACCTCGGTTCTCACCCTCCAACCACCAATCAACTGCACTTCTGCTCGCATTGAGGCTCATTATGATATTGGTGGCAAGGACAACTTCACAGCCACCCCAATATATTCCTCGCTATATGTCGAGGCAGCCGTGAGCCCAACGAAGAGTTTCCTGCAGCTTTTGGCTGATAATGAGGGAGCTGTTGATGTAGGAAAGAGTCTTAGCTTCTCGTTGAAGGCTACCCAGCCGCTGTCGACAATTACCTATCAG GTCATGTCTCGTTCGAACATTGTGGTGTCTCAACAAATGACTGTTAATTCCGAACATGCGACCATTAGCTTCCCAGCAACGGCTAAC atgGCCCCAAAGTCACGGTTGATCGTCTATGCCATTATTGAGAGTAGTCAAGAAGTTCTTGTTGATGCACTTGACTTTAAAGTAGAAGGAATATTCCAAAACCAAGTGGCACTATCAATTGACAAACAAGCAGTCGAGCCAGGACAGAATGTGAAGTTTAAGGTCACATCTGACAAGAACTCTTTTGTTGGGCTTCTTGTGGTAGATCAGAGTGTTCTCTTGTTAAAAACTGGCAATGATATCACTAGAGAAAAAGTTGAGCAAGACTTGGAGAATTATGACTCTAATAATGTTGGAGGAGGATTCGGGGGTCCACGGCCATGGGAGGCAATTGATAGAAAGAAGAGGTCCATTTGGAGACCTTGGTGGGGAATTGGAGGGAGTGATGCTCAATCAATCTTTTCT AATGCTGGGCTTGTAGTTTTGACCGACGCCCTCTTGTACCGCGAGCCTCAACGTGAATTTATGTCAG TAATGATGATGGATGGTGCTCCAGGAATGGCTGAAGCCGCATTCGCCGCTCCGCCAATGGGCGGGTCGTCGCCTCCACCGCCGACAGTTCGAAAGTTCTTCCCACACACCTGGATTTGGTCGGATCTCAACTCTACTAG TGGAGAAGTTGAGATGGAAATTGAAGCTCCGGACACCATCACCTCGTGGGTCGCCTCCACTTTTGCAATCAATGAGGAAAATGGTCTCGGTGTGGCTCCAACGACTTCAAAACTTCGCGTGTTTCGtccattttttattcaactcAATCTTCCATATGCTGTCCGTCGTGGAGAAAAGTTTGCACTTTTGGTGCTTGTTTTCAATTATATGGAAAAGGAGCAAGAT gtaacaGTGACTCTGAAGTATGATAAAGACTCTGGTTACGATCTCCTGAAGAAAGATGGAACTGTAGTAAGGCGTGACGAGGTTGGCCAACAAAATGTTCGTATTGTGTCCGTTGCTGGTGGAGGAACATCGAAAGCAGTGTACTTCCCAATTGTGCCGTCTTCAATTGGAGAGATCCCGGTACATATAAGCGCTATTGCATCCCAAGGTGGTGATGCAGTAGAGATGAACTTGAGAGTTGATCCACAAGGATATAAAGTAGATAGAAATATTCCATTTGTCATTGACCTCAACAATAACTCTTCggatttctccaaaaatcttGAGCTTATCTGGCCAAACGACGTGGTTGATGGATCGCAGAAGGCAAGATTAGATGTGATTGGTGATATGATGGGACCAGTGTTAAACAATGCTCATAAGCTCGTACAAATGCCATATGGATGTGGAGAACAGAATATGTTGAACTTGGTTCCAAATATTTTGGTGGTCAAGTACTTAAGAGCAACAAATAGAAATGAGAGCCAATTAGAGACAAAGGCTATCAAGTTTATTGAGCAGGGAATTCAGAGGGAGTTGACGTACAA ACGTGCTGACAACTCTTTCTCAGCTTTTGGCGATAGTGATAAAGCTGGTTCAACGTGGCTCACCGCATTTGTCGTTCGATCGTTCCATCACGCCAAACAATACGCATTCGTGGATCCTAATGTTATTTCCCGAGCAGTCGCATTCTTGAACTCTCAACAAATGGAGTCTGGTGCATTTGCCGAACGTGGTGAAGTTCATCACAAGGATATGCAGGGAGGTGCTCAGGACGGGGGTGTAGCTCTAACGGCATTTGTGCTAATCTCGATTTTGGAGAATGGAATGGAGAATGGAAAGGCGGTGACGTATTTGGAAAAGCATTTGGATGAAGTATCTGGAAATGCGTATACAATGGCTGTAGTGGCATATGCACTTCAATTGGCAAAAAGTAAGCAAGCTGGAAAGGCATTCgagaatttgaagaaacatAAGATCGTTGAGAAAAGTGGAGATGTGAAGTTTGCCAGTGCTCAGAAAAAAGTGGAGAAACTAAAAGAATCGAGAGCGTATATGTTCCAGGCCCGTCCAGTAGACATTGAAACTACCTCTTACGCAGTTCTTTCTTACCTCGCCCAAAATCAAACCTCAGAATCTCTCTCAATTATTCGTTGGTTAGTATCCCAACGCAACGAGCTAGGAGGATTCACTTCCACTCAAGACACTGTCATGGCTCTTCAAGCTCTCTCTTCCTACGCAGCAGTCACTTATTCCGACAAACACACAAGTCAAGTAACAATTCTCAACGGAAAACATACTCACTCATTTGATATCAACATAAGAAACGCAATTGTTCTCCAATCCTATCAACTATCTTCATTGAATGATGCAGTTTCAATTAATGCCAATGGAACTGGTGTGGTCTTCGCTCAGTTGAGTTATTCTTACTACAGGGACTCTTTGAATGACGATGCTCCGTTCTTCTGCTCCCAGGAGATCAAGGAAATAAGAGCTGGAAATCGACTGCAATTGGATTTGTGTTGCAA CTATACCCGTCCTGGAAAGTCTAACATGGCTCTAGCCGAAATTGATGCCTTGAGTGGTTACCGATTCGATGCGGAACAGGTGCATACTTTGACAAGTATTGAGGATTTGCAAAGGGTGGAGATGGAAAAGGACGACACTAAGATGAACGTATATTTCAACCCG CTCGGTGGCCGTCCGGTATGTCTCTCGTTATACTCTGATGTCACTTATCAAGTTGCCGATCAAAAACCTGCCAACTTCCGATTAGTGGATTACTACGATCCGGAGGAGCAG ctcaaaatgaCATACGCCGCCAAGCAAACACGATCGCTGCAAGAGAAATGTGGGGAAGACTGTTGGCCACCGATTTCCCCATCACTGCCTCCATTTGACGAGTCGACAGTAACAGGCACGTCCTCTGGTTTTGGTGCCAAGTGGTGTGCTCTTATCATTGCTGTGCTCCTTATTGCATGA
- the tep-1 gene encoding TEP1-F (Confirmed by transcript evidence) encodes MRLLILNILFVVWQIHGVIGQSTNAAVVSTTAAPVKPATYMLVAPAVVRPDQPFSVCMNLLKQATDEDMIVRIEVRTERNETIAARVISNLKPGIAQTVSLSEMPAQSLTPRQSYKLYIRGETLNAELIFENENELKYDQKALSVFIQTDRAIYRPASLVRYRAIVVKSDLKPYVGNATIKIFDPSRNLISQTIGVTLDRGVYSGELQLAEETLLGDWFIEVETSNGVQDKSSFTVDTYVLPKFEVNIKTSSFITINDDLSVFVDAKYTYGKGVAGKAKVSLELPWHRWHAMVPTIIDENGVKKEEELMVERTVKLNRQGEAAVVFSNDELKRHKLLHEWGGGSIRIVASVTEDITEIERNATHQISTFREEVKLDVEKQGDTFKPGLTYNVVVALKQMDDTPVKATLPKRVQVSTFYNYPYNHDTSSLQEEKETKIVEVDAHGTSVLTLQPPINCTSARIEAHYDIGGKDNFTATPIYSSLYVEAAVSPTKSFLQLLADNEGAVDVGKSLSFSLKATQPLSTITYQVMSRSNIVVSQQMTVNSEHATISFPATANMAPKSRLIVYAIIESSQEVLVDALDFKVEGIFQNQVALSIDKQAVEPGQNVKFKVTSDKNSFVGLLVVDQSVLLLKTGNDITREKVEQDLENYDSNNVGGGFGGPRPWEAIDRKKRSIWRPWWGIGGSDAQSIFSNAGLVVLTDALLYREPQREFMSERRLNTPGGLTVMMMDGAPGMAEAAFAAPPMGGSSPPPPTVRKFFPHTWIWSDLNSTSGEVEMEIEAPDTITSWVASTFAINEENGLGVAPTTSKLRVFRPFFIQLNLPYAVRRGEKFALLVLVFNYMEKEQDVTVTLKYDKDSGYDLLKKDGTVVRRDEVGQQNVRIVSVAGGGTSKAVYFPIVPSSIGEIPVHISAIASQGGDAVEMNLRVDPQGYKVDRNIPFVIDLNNNSSDFSKNLELIWPNDVVDGSQKARLDVIGDMMGPVLNNAHKLVQMPYGCGEQNMLNLVPNILVVKYLRATNRNESQLETKAIKFIEQGIQRELTYKRADNSFSAFGDSDKAGSTWLTAFVVRSFHHAKQYAFVDPNVISRAVAFLNSQQMESGAFAERGEVHHKDMQGGAQDGGVALTAFVLISILENGMENGKAVTYLEKHLDEVSGNAYTMAVVAYALQLAKSKQAGKAFENLKKHKIVEKSGDVKFASAQKKVEKLKESRAYMFQARPVDIETTSYAVLSYLAQNQTSESLSIIRWLVSQRNELGGFTSTQDTVMALQALSSYAAVTYSDKHTSQVTILNGKHTHSFDINIRNAIVLQSYQLSSLNDAVSINANGTGVVFAQLSYSYYRDSLNDDAPFFCSQEIKEIRAGNRLQLDLCCNYTRPGKSNMALAEIDALSGYRFDAEQVHTLTSIEDLQRVEMEKDDTKMNVYFNPLGGRPVCLSLYSDVTYQVADQKPANFRLVDYYDPEEQLKMTYAAKQTRSLQEKCGEDCWPPISPSLPPFDESTVTEIY; translated from the exons ATGCGGCTGCTAATTCTCAATATATTATTTGTGGTTTGGCAAATACATGGCGTCATCGGACAGAGTACAAATGCAGCTGTGGTGTCAACAACCGCGGCGCCAGTTAA acCAGCCACTTATATGCTTGTCGCCCCAGCAGTAGTGCGACCCGATCAACCGTTCTCCGTTTGCATGAACCTTCTGAAACAAGCTACGGATGAAGACATGATTGTTCGGATTGAAGTGAGAACTGAACGGAACGAGACGATTGCTGCTCGAGTTATAAGCAATTTGAAGCCGGGAATCGCACAGACTGTCAGCTTGAGTGAGATGCCTGCTCAATCACTAACTCCTAGGCAAAGCTATAAG CTCTACATCCGCGGGGAGACTCTTAACGCAGAACTCatatttgaaaacgaaaatgaGTTAAAGTACGATCAAAAAGCTTTATCAGTTTTCATCCAAACAGATCGAGCAATCTATCGGCCTGCTTCTCTTGTTCGATACCGGGCAATTGTAGTGAAATCGGACTTGAAACCTTACGTCGGAAACGCtactattaaaattttcgatccAAGCAGAAATCTGATTTCACAGACGATTGGTGTAACTTTGGATAGAG GAGTATACAGCGGCGAGCTCCAACTTGCCGAAGAGACTCTCCTTGGAGATTGGTTTATCGAGGTGGAAACCTCGAATGGAGTCCAGGACAAGTCGTCATTTACGGTAGATACATACGTGCTTCCCAAATTTGAAGTGAATATCAAGACGTCTTCGTTTATAACTATTAACGATGATTTGTCAGTGTTCGTCGATGCAAA gtaCACATATGGAAAAGGCGTTGCTGGAAAGGCCAAAGTATCTCTAGAGCTTCCATGGCACAGATGGCATGCGATGGTTCCCACTATCATTGACGAAAATGGAGTCAAGAAGGAAGAGGAGCTGATGGTCGAGCGTACTGTAAAGCTGAACAGACAAGGAGAAGCGGCAGTTGTTTTCTCGAATGATGAGCTCAAGAGGCACAAGTTGCTACAT GAATGGGGAGGAGGTTCAATTCGAATTGTTGCCTCAGTCACTGAAGACATCACTGAAATCGAAAGAAACGCTACTCATCAAATTTCAACGTTCCGTGAGGAGGTCAAACTTGATGTTGAAAAGCAGGGAGACACCTTCAAGCCAGGACTCACTTATAATGTTGTAGTTGCACTGAAACAAATGGATGACACTCCCGTGAAGGCAACTTTGCCAAAGAGAGTTCAG GTATCAACATTCTACAACTATCCATACAATCATGACACTTCATCTCTGCAAgaggaaaaagaaacaaaaattgtggaaGTTGACGCTCACGGCACCTCGGTTCTCACCCTCCAACCACCAATCAACTGCACTTCTGCTCGCATTGAGGCTCATTATGATATTGGTGGCAAGGACAACTTCACAGCCACCCCAATATATTCCTCGCTATATGTCGAGGCAGCCGTGAGCCCAACGAAGAGTTTCCTGCAGCTTTTGGCTGATAATGAGGGAGCTGTTGATGTAGGAAAGAGTCTTAGCTTCTCGTTGAAGGCTACCCAGCCGCTGTCGACAATTACCTATCAG GTCATGTCTCGTTCGAACATTGTGGTGTCTCAACAAATGACTGTTAATTCCGAACATGCGACCATTAGCTTCCCAGCAACGGCTAAC atgGCCCCAAAGTCACGGTTGATCGTCTATGCCATTATTGAGAGTAGTCAAGAAGTTCTTGTTGATGCACTTGACTTTAAAGTAGAAGGAATATTCCAAAACCAAGTGGCACTATCAATTGACAAACAAGCAGTCGAGCCAGGACAGAATGTGAAGTTTAAGGTCACATCTGACAAGAACTCTTTTGTTGGGCTTCTTGTGGTAGATCAGAGTGTTCTCTTGTTAAAAACTGGCAATGATATCACTAGAGAAAAAGTTGAGCAAGACTTGGAGAATTATGACTCTAATAATGTTGGAGGAGGATTCGGGGGTCCACGGCCATGGGAGGCAATTGATAGAAAGAAGAGGTCCATTTGGAGACCTTGGTGGGGAATTGGAGGGAGTGATGCTCAATCAATCTTTTCT AATGCTGGGCTTGTAGTTTTGACCGACGCCCTCTTGTACCGCGAGCCTCAACGTGAATTTATGTCAG AAAGAAGACTTAATACACCCGGAGGTCTTACAGTAATGATGATGGATGGTGCTCCAGGAATGGCTGAAGCCGCATTCGCCGCTCCGCCAATGGGCGGGTCGTCGCCTCCACCGCCGACAGTTCGAAAGTTCTTCCCACACACCTGGATTTGGTCGGATCTCAACTCTACTAG TGGAGAAGTTGAGATGGAAATTGAAGCTCCGGACACCATCACCTCGTGGGTCGCCTCCACTTTTGCAATCAATGAGGAAAATGGTCTCGGTGTGGCTCCAACGACTTCAAAACTTCGCGTGTTTCGtccattttttattcaactcAATCTTCCATATGCTGTCCGTCGTGGAGAAAAGTTTGCACTTTTGGTGCTTGTTTTCAATTATATGGAAAAGGAGCAAGAT gtaacaGTGACTCTGAAGTATGATAAAGACTCTGGTTACGATCTCCTGAAGAAAGATGGAACTGTAGTAAGGCGTGACGAGGTTGGCCAACAAAATGTTCGTATTGTGTCCGTTGCTGGTGGAGGAACATCGAAAGCAGTGTACTTCCCAATTGTGCCGTCTTCAATTGGAGAGATCCCGGTACATATAAGCGCTATTGCATCCCAAGGTGGTGATGCAGTAGAGATGAACTTGAGAGTTGATCCACAAGGATATAAAGTAGATAGAAATATTCCATTTGTCATTGACCTCAACAATAACTCTTCggatttctccaaaaatcttGAGCTTATCTGGCCAAACGACGTGGTTGATGGATCGCAGAAGGCAAGATTAGATGTGATTGGTGATATGATGGGACCAGTGTTAAACAATGCTCATAAGCTCGTACAAATGCCATATGGATGTGGAGAACAGAATATGTTGAACTTGGTTCCAAATATTTTGGTGGTCAAGTACTTAAGAGCAACAAATAGAAATGAGAGCCAATTAGAGACAAAGGCTATCAAGTTTATTGAGCAGGGAATTCAGAGGGAGTTGACGTACAA ACGTGCTGACAACTCTTTCTCAGCTTTTGGCGATAGTGATAAAGCTGGTTCAACGTGGCTCACCGCATTTGTCGTTCGATCGTTCCATCACGCCAAACAATACGCATTCGTGGATCCTAATGTTATTTCCCGAGCAGTCGCATTCTTGAACTCTCAACAAATGGAGTCTGGTGCATTTGCCGAACGTGGTGAAGTTCATCACAAGGATATGCAGGGAGGTGCTCAGGACGGGGGTGTAGCTCTAACGGCATTTGTGCTAATCTCGATTTTGGAGAATGGAATGGAGAATGGAAAGGCGGTGACGTATTTGGAAAAGCATTTGGATGAAGTATCTGGAAATGCGTATACAATGGCTGTAGTGGCATATGCACTTCAATTGGCAAAAAGTAAGCAAGCTGGAAAGGCATTCgagaatttgaagaaacatAAGATCGTTGAGAAAAGTGGAGATGTGAAGTTTGCCAGTGCTCAGAAAAAAGTGGAGAAACTAAAAGAATCGAGAGCGTATATGTTCCAGGCCCGTCCAGTAGACATTGAAACTACCTCTTACGCAGTTCTTTCTTACCTCGCCCAAAATCAAACCTCAGAATCTCTCTCAATTATTCGTTGGTTAGTATCCCAACGCAACGAGCTAGGAGGATTCACTTCCACTCAAGACACTGTCATGGCTCTTCAAGCTCTCTCTTCCTACGCAGCAGTCACTTATTCCGACAAACACACAAGTCAAGTAACAATTCTCAACGGAAAACATACTCACTCATTTGATATCAACATAAGAAACGCAATTGTTCTCCAATCCTATCAACTATCTTCATTGAATGATGCAGTTTCAATTAATGCCAATGGAACTGGTGTGGTCTTCGCTCAGTTGAGTTATTCTTACTACAGGGACTCTTTGAATGACGATGCTCCGTTCTTCTGCTCCCAGGAGATCAAGGAAATAAGAGCTGGAAATCGACTGCAATTGGATTTGTGTTGCAA CTATACCCGTCCTGGAAAGTCTAACATGGCTCTAGCCGAAATTGATGCCTTGAGTGGTTACCGATTCGATGCGGAACAGGTGCATACTTTGACAAGTATTGAGGATTTGCAAAGGGTGGAGATGGAAAAGGACGACACTAAGATGAACGTATATTTCAACCCG CTCGGTGGCCGTCCGGTATGTCTCTCGTTATACTCTGATGTCACTTATCAAGTTGCCGATCAAAAACCTGCCAACTTCCGATTAGTGGATTACTACGATCCGGAGGAGCAG ctcaaaatgaCATACGCCGCCAAGCAAACACGATCGCTGCAAGAGAAATGTGGGGAAGACTGTTGGCCACCGATTTCCCCATCACTGCCTCCATTTGACGAGTCGACAGTAACAG aaatttactGA